A window of the Ammoniphilus oxalaticus genome harbors these coding sequences:
- the ylxM gene encoding YlxM family DNA-binding protein, producing the protein MLEKTNRVNLLFDFYGPLFNDRQQQFFEMYYEEDLSLSEIAALVKVSRQAVFDQLKRMEQVLKTYEEKLRLVAHYEERQQRLTQLMQMMEREDWERDKIRSQVKALAQFDME; encoded by the coding sequence ATGCTAGAGAAAACAAATCGGGTTAATTTATTATTTGATTTCTATGGTCCGTTATTTAATGATCGTCAGCAGCAATTTTTTGAGATGTACTATGAAGAGGATCTATCGCTAAGCGAAATAGCCGCGCTGGTGAAAGTCAGCAGACAGGCTGTTTTTGATCAATTGAAAAGAATGGAGCAAGTGCTCAAAACGTATGAAGAAAAGTTGCGCCTAGTAGCCCATTACGAGGAACGGCAACAGCGACTCACTCAACTCATGCAAATGATGGAGCGAGAAGATTGGGAGCGGGACAAGATTCGTTCACAAGTAAAGGCGCTAGCTCAGTTTGATATGGAATAA
- the ffh gene encoding signal recognition particle protein, with protein sequence MAFEGLANRLQDTLSRWRGKGKVTEADVNEMMREVRLALLEADVNFKVVREFVAKVKERAIGQEVMKSLSPGQQVIKVVNEELTALMGGTQSKIEHAKQAPTVIMMVGLQGAGKTTTTGKLAKYLQKQNRRPLMVAGDIYRPAAIKQLQVLGEQLNVPVFTLGDQVSPIEIAEQAIAHAKENRLDYVLIDTAGRLHIDETLMGELKGIRDTTQPHEILLVVDAMTGQDAVNVAESFNEQLELSGVVLTKLDGDTRGGAALSVKAVTGKPIKFAGMGEKMDALEPFHPDRMASRILGMGDVLSLIEKAQAAVDEDKAKEMERKFRKAEFTFEDFLDQMAQVKKMGPLEDLLGMIPGMGKMKGMQDLKVDEKQIDRVEAIVKSMTVDEKQNPEMLKNTSRKRRIAKGSGVTLQEVNRFIKQFEDMRKMMKQFTRMADQSKKKKGKGGLFNKFPFM encoded by the coding sequence ATGGCCTTTGAAGGTTTAGCTAACCGTTTACAGGACACATTGAGTCGTTGGCGCGGTAAAGGGAAAGTGACGGAAGCCGATGTAAATGAAATGATGCGTGAAGTGCGCCTCGCGTTGCTGGAAGCGGATGTTAACTTTAAAGTGGTCAGGGAATTTGTCGCAAAGGTTAAGGAAAGAGCGATTGGCCAAGAAGTGATGAAATCTTTAAGTCCCGGTCAACAAGTCATTAAAGTTGTCAACGAAGAATTGACAGCTTTAATGGGCGGAACACAGAGCAAGATCGAACACGCGAAACAAGCCCCCACTGTCATTATGATGGTCGGATTGCAAGGAGCGGGTAAGACGACGACAACTGGAAAGTTGGCGAAGTACTTGCAAAAGCAGAATCGACGACCACTTATGGTCGCGGGAGATATTTACCGACCAGCGGCGATTAAACAGCTGCAAGTGTTAGGCGAGCAATTGAATGTTCCTGTGTTCACGCTTGGCGACCAAGTGAGTCCGATTGAAATTGCTGAACAAGCGATTGCCCATGCGAAAGAAAATCGGTTGGACTACGTCTTGATTGATACAGCGGGACGTTTGCATATCGATGAGACGTTGATGGGCGAGCTGAAAGGCATTCGCGATACGACGCAGCCGCATGAAATCTTATTGGTCGTTGACGCGATGACAGGGCAGGATGCAGTCAATGTCGCGGAAAGTTTTAATGAGCAACTTGAGCTAAGCGGCGTGGTCCTGACTAAACTGGATGGAGATACGCGCGGCGGAGCCGCGTTGTCCGTTAAAGCGGTCACCGGCAAGCCGATCAAGTTTGCGGGGATGGGTGAAAAAATGGATGCTCTTGAGCCGTTTCACCCGGATCGGATGGCTTCGCGAATTCTTGGTATGGGGGATGTCTTGTCCCTCATTGAAAAAGCGCAAGCTGCCGTCGATGAAGACAAAGCGAAGGAAATGGAGCGTAAATTTAGGAAAGCGGAATTCACCTTTGAAGATTTCCTCGATCAGATGGCTCAAGTTAAGAAGATGGGTCCGTTGGAAGATCTGTTAGGAATGATCCCTGGAATGGGTAAAATGAAAGGGATGCAAGATCTCAAGGTGGATGAAAAGCAAATCGACCGTGTGGAAGCGATTGTAAAATCGATGACCGTCGATGAAAAGCAAAATCCTGAAATGCTCAAAAACACAAGTCGTAAGCGACGCATTGCGAAAGGAAGCGGCGTGACGTTGCAAGAGGTCAACCGTTTCATTAAGCAATTTGAAGATATGCGGAAAATGATGAAACAATTTACGCGAATGGCCGATCAATCCAAGAAGAAAAAAGGAAAAGGCGGCTTATTCAATAAGTTTCCATTCATGTAA
- the rpsP gene encoding 30S ribosomal protein S16: MAVKIRLKRIGAKKNPFYRLVVADSRSPRDGRFIEEIGTYNPVAQPAVVNIDEEKALDWMLKGAKPTDTVRNLFSKAGLMKQLHETKNEKK, encoded by the coding sequence ATGGCAGTAAAAATTCGTTTAAAGCGCATCGGCGCAAAGAAAAATCCATTCTATCGTTTAGTAGTAGCTGATTCGCGTTCACCTCGTGATGGACGTTTTATCGAAGAAATTGGAACGTACAATCCTGTTGCGCAACCTGCTGTTGTCAACATCGATGAAGAAAAAGCATTAGACTGGATGTTAAAAGGCGCTAAGCCGACAGATACAGTTCGCAACCTATTTAGCAAAGCGGGTCTAATGAAACAGTTACACGAAACAAAGAACGAAAAGAAATAA
- a CDS encoding KH domain-containing protein gives MKPMIEIIAKALVDHPEQVAVQEVQKERLTVYELSVHPEDMGKVIGKQGRIARALRTVVTAAAVKENKRIAIDIV, from the coding sequence GTGAAACCAATGATTGAAATTATTGCTAAAGCGCTTGTCGATCATCCGGAACAGGTAGCAGTTCAAGAAGTGCAAAAAGAACGGCTTACAGTTTATGAACTTTCTGTTCACCCAGAAGATATGGGGAAAGTAATCGGTAAGCAAGGACGTATTGCGCGAGCGTTACGCACAGTTGTTACCGCAGCTGCTGTAAAAGAAAATAAGCGCATCGCCATCGATATTGTGTAG